One Notolabrus celidotus isolate fNotCel1 chromosome 18, fNotCel1.pri, whole genome shotgun sequence DNA window includes the following coding sequences:
- the LOC117830393 gene encoding gap junction gamma-1 protein-like, translating to MSWSFLTRLLEEIHNHSTFVGKIWLTVLIVFRIVLTAVGGESIYYDEQSKFVCNSGQPGCENVCYDAFAPLSHVRFWVFQIILVATPSLMYLGYAVNKITRAEEQTGGVGAGGYSRRKSKKHYLSGRRQHRGIEEAEDDQEEDPMIYEMAEESDGGGAAKENSGEGQVKVKVRHDGRQRIKADGLMRIYVLQLLARSLLEVAFLCGQYALYGFAVPASYVCSDLPCPHSVDCFVSRPTEKTIFLLIMYTVSLLCLALNIWEMLHLGVGTICEIVRSHRSELSDEELYGLTREHGALNEAGLSGEDYSSYPFSWSAPSAPPGYNIAIKPHLVSTGQPLPITDLSNAKMACRQNHVNIAQEERQQYTNNDENLSTHRMGDSPKGVQKDIHEPQSRPEADSQAYSQPQSHSNNHSKPHRERKHRPASKHTVSKTEADRGSSTSSSKYGVIKGSEWI from the coding sequence ATGAGTTGGAGTTTCCTGACTCGTCTGCTGGAAGAAATCCACAACCACTCTACATTCGTGGGCAAGATCTGGCTCACGGTTCTCATTGTGTTCCGTATTGTGCTGACGGCCGTGGGAGGCGAGTCCATCTACTACGATGAGCAGAGCAAGTTTGTCTGCAACTCAGGGCAGCCTGGCTGCGAGAACGTCTGCTATGACGCCTTCGCTCCTCTCTCGCATGTACGGTTCTGGGTTTTCCAAATCATACTGGTGGCCACGCCCTCACTCATGTATCTGGGCTACGCTGTCAACAAGATCACTCGGGCAGAGGAGCAGACAGGGGGAGTGGGAGCGGGTGGGTATTCACGTAGGAAATCCAAGAAGCACTACCTGTCAGGCAGGAGGCAGCACAGAGGCATTGAAGAGGCAGAGGATGACCAAGAGGAAGACCCGATGATCTACGAGATGGCAGAGGAGAgtgatggtggaggagcagcaaaggaaaacagtgggGAGGGACAAGTGAAGGTGAAAGTACGTCATGATGGGCGGCAGCGTATCAAAGCGGATGGACTGATGCGTATTTACGTGCTCCAGCTCTTGGCCCGATCCCTGCTGGAGGTGGCTTTTTTGTGTGGTCAGTACGCTCTGTATGGTTTCGCTGTTCCTGCTTCCTACGTGTGCTCAGACCTGCCCTGCCCTCACAGCGTTGACTGCTTCGTGTCACGGCCCACTGAGAAAaccatcttcctcctcatcatgTACACAGTCTCCCTGCTCTGCCTGGCGCTCAACATATGGGAGATGCTTCACCTGGGTGTTGGAACCATCTGTGAGATTGTTCGCTCTCACAGGTCAGAGCTCTCTGACGAGGAGCTGTATGGGCTCACACGTGAACATGGAGCTCTGAACGAGGCCGGTTTAAGCGGAGAGGATTACAGCAGCTACCCTTTTTCTTGGAGCGCACCATCAGCTCCACCCGGGTACAACATTGCCATCAAGCCTCATCTTGTATCTACAGGACAACCGCTACCCATCACCGATCTCAGCAATGCCAAGATGGCGTGCAGGCAGAACCATGTGAACATAGCCCAGGAGGAGCGCCAGCAGTACACCAATAATGATGAAAACCTGTCCACGCACAGGATGGGAGATTCACCCAAAGGCGTTCAAAAGGACATCCATGAGCCTCAGAGCAGGCCGGAGGCTGACAGTCAGGCCTACAGCCAGCCACAGAGCCACAGTAATAACCACAGCAAGCCTCACAGAGAACGCAAACACAGACCGGCCTCCAAACACACCGTGAGCAAGACGGAGGCAGACAGaggcagcagcaccagcagcagcaaaTATGGCGTCATTAAGGGTTCAGAGTGGATCTGA